The Phacochoerus africanus isolate WHEZ1 chromosome X, ROS_Pafr_v1, whole genome shotgun sequence genome has a segment encoding these proteins:
- the LOC125118523 gene encoding melanoma-associated antigen 10-like — protein sequence MPGGTPREDTCKSPLSEPSWGRFSNVATDTLPVSSRFLPSCWPPPTQVIMSLGHMSEHCKPEEDPHAPKEAQGLEGVQDPMVEKGEATATTTTSLTSPSSPSPSPITPLILGTPEDVPATGALGPLPSSKIVCFSPTAAPAMPRSRSAENSRREEEEGACISQDPADPESLLREELNKKMAELVQFLTVKYITKEPITKAEMLTNVIKEHKDHFPLIFSKVSECMEIVFGIEVKEVDPSSHSYVLVRTLDLTYDGMLRDDGQSMPKTGLLIFILGVIFMEGNRASEEKIWEVLNMMGVYAGREDFIYGEPRKLITEDLVKEQYLVYQQVPDSDPPRYEFLWGPRAHAETSKMKVLKFFAKISGTDPTSLPFWYEEALQEEKERGQARAAAGDNATSMASGSSSVTSAASLALSEA from the coding sequence ATGCCTGGGGGCACCCCTAGAGAGGACACCTGTAAGTCACCTTTGTCAGAGCCATCCTGGGGGCGTTTTTCAAATGTGGCCACTGACACTCTCCCTGTCTCCTCTAGGTTTCTGCCCTCCTGCTGGCCACCGCCAACACAAGTCATCATGTCTCTGGGTCACATGAGTGAGCACTGCAAGCCTGAGGAAGACCCCCACGCCCCCAAAGAGGCACAGGGGCTGGAAGGTGTGCAGGATCCCATGGTGGAGAAGGGAGAGGCCACAGCCACCACTACCACCTCCCTGACCTCCccatcttccccctccccctcccccatcacccctTTGATCCTTGGCACCCCAGAGGACGTGCCTGCCACTGGGGCACTGGGTCCACTCCCGAGTTCCAAGATAGTCTGCTTCTCACCCACTGCTGCCCCAGCTATGCCACGGAGTCGATCTGCTGAGAATTCCAGAcgggaagaagaggagggggccTGTATCTCCCAGGATCCAGCCGATCCTGAGTCCTTGCTCCGTGAGGAGCTAAACAAGAAGATGGCCGAATTGGTGCAGTTCCTGACTGTCAAATACATAACAAAGGAGCCCATCACAAAGGCAGAAATGCTGACGAATGTCATCAAGGAGCACAAGGATCACTTCCCTCTGATCTTCAGCAAAGTCTCCGAGTGCATGGAGATTGTCTTTGGCATTGAGGTGAAGGAAGTGGACCCCAGCAGCCACTCCTACGTGCTTGTCAGAACACTAGATCTCACCTACGACGGGATGCTGCGTGATGATGGCCAGAGCATGCCCAAGACCGGCCTCCTGATCTTTATCCTGGGTGTCATCTTCATGGAGGGCAACCGTGCCTCTGAGGAGAAAATCTGGGAAGTGCTGAATATGATGGGGGTCTATGCCGGCCGGGAGGATTTCATCTACGGGGAGCCCAGGAAGCTCATCACCGAAGATTTGGTGAAGGAGCAATATCTCGTGTACCAGCAGGTGCCCGATAGTGATCCTCCACGCTACGAATTCCTGTGGGGTCCCAGGGCCCACGCTGAAACCAGCAAGATGAAAGTCCTGAAGTTTTTTGCCAAGATCAGTGGGACTGACCCCACTTCCTTACCATTCTGGTATGAGGAAGCTTtgcaagaggagaaagagagaggccaGGCCAGAGCTGCGGCAGGAGATAATGCTACTTCCATGGCCAGTGGAAGTTCCAGCGTCACGTCCGCAGCCTCCCTTGCCCTGAGTGAAGCCTGA